Proteins found in one Triticum urartu cultivar G1812 chromosome 4, Tu2.1, whole genome shotgun sequence genomic segment:
- the LOC125553793 gene encoding uncharacterized protein LOC125553793: protein MEHPHETRLAVAVARRRQELMDNLTSEGKAIYETVTQASEATHLRHQKELEAMIVAAVGSAVEAAVSRSVGAAVDKAIEAAMETAVNDMQAYTDGTKVDLLRQIQELCVAKGSTTRPNEAEGGERSPKGATEGNMQAFRSSMAAKGAALSGPYIPPPA, encoded by the coding sequence ATGGAGCATCCACACGAGACTAGgctggcggtggcggtggcgcgcCGGCGTCAGGAACTCATGGACAATCTCACTTCGGAGGGCAAGGCGATCTACGAGACGGTCACACAAGCAAGCGAGGCGACCCATCTTCGCCACCAGAAGGAGCTTGAGGCGATGATTGTGGCGGCGGTGGGCAGCGCAGTTGAGGCAGCAGTGTCGCGCTCGGTCGGGGCGGCCGTCGACAAGGCCATCGAGGCGGCGATGGAAACAGCCGTCAACGACATGCAAGCGTACACCGACGGCACCAAAGTGGACCTCCTCAGGCAAATCCAGGAACTGTGCGTCGCCAAGGGTTCAACGACTCGTCCCAATGAAGCAGAAGGGGGCGAGCGCTCTCCCAAGGGCGCGACAGAAGGGAACATGCAGGCGTTCCGTTCGTCCATGGCGGCGAAGGGTGCAGCCTTGTCTGGGCCATATATTCCACCACCGGCTTGA